From one Cynocephalus volans isolate mCynVol1 chromosome X, mCynVol1.pri, whole genome shotgun sequence genomic stretch:
- the TGIF2LX gene encoding LOW QUALITY PROTEIN: homeobox protein TGIF2LX (The sequence of the model RefSeq protein was modified relative to this genomic sequence to represent the inferred CDS: inserted 1 base in 1 codon; deleted 2 bases in 2 codons; substituted 1 base at 1 genomic stop codon): MKAAEESPPETQSLAQSPSISLRTTAGTDKVQVSPDNKRRKKEYLPPESIKILHDWLYEHRFSTYPSRVEKRMLSVQTNLFFLQISSWFINARRRVLPDMLLQDGNDPNQTTAHHQKDKATYVAQLLSSTQSVQGKSGHRHPDNVQCPSLFXLPVGQESGEKLPDPELAPCQKITLKVQPKKKVRISGSGPLSSPELVSPEEYKXFSSFICLLVDAAIQKATELELQKKELNP, translated from the exons ATGAAGGCCGCTGAGGAAAGCCCTCCAGAGACCCaaagcctggcacagagcccCTCAATCTCTTTGAGAACTACCGCAGGTACAGACAAAGTTCAGGTCTCCCCAGACaacaagaggaggaagaaagagtaCCTGCCCCCCGAGTCCATCAAGATTCTCCATGACTGGCTGTACGAGCACCGGTTTAGCACCTACCCTTCAAGGGTAGAGAAGCGAATGCTGTCCGTGCAGACCAATCTGTTCTTCCTGCAGATCTCTAGTTGGTTCATCAATGCCCGCAGACGCGTTCTTCCGGATATGCTTCTGCAGGATGGAAACGACCCCAACCAGACTACCGCACATCACCAAAAAGACAAGGCCACT TATGTAGCCCAGTTGCTGAGCAGCACTCAGTCTGTGCAGGGCAAGTCAGGGCACAGACATCCAGACAATGTGCAGTGCCCCAGCCTGT TCCTGCCAGTGGGCCAGGAGTCAGGAGAGAAGCTACCAGACCCAGAGTTGGCTCCATGCCAGAAGATCACTCTGAAGGTCCAGCCAAAGAAAAAAGTCAGGATTTCCGGCAGTGGGCCCTTGTCTTCTCCAGAATTGGTGTCGCCAGAGGAGTACAAGTAGTTCAGCAGCTTC ATCTGCTTGCTGGTCGATGCAGCTATACAAAAGGCTACTGAACTAGAGCTACAGAAGAAAGAGCTCAATCCATAA